A section of the Campylobacter porcelli genome encodes:
- a CDS encoding diacylglycerol kinase, producing the protein MKPKYHFYNNAIYALSGLKAMWRSEKSFRIEVVIILPLFIAIWFLPVSYMQMIILGVSLLFILAMECLNSAVEACVDLVSPDFHPLAKVAKDCGSAAVFISICLAVMVWAVVLFNIFW; encoded by the coding sequence ATGAAACCAAAATATCACTTTTACAATAATGCAATTTACGCATTAAGCGGCTTAAAAGCTATGTGGCGTAGTGAGAAGTCATTTCGCATTGAGGTGGTTATAATTTTGCCTTTGTTTATTGCTATTTGGTTTTTGCCAGTTAGTTATATGCAGATGATTATCCTTGGGGTGAGCCTATTGTTTATCCTTGCGATGGAGTGCTTAAATAGCGCTGTTGAGGCGTGTGTGGATCTTGTTAGTCCGGATTTTCACCCACTAGCCAAAGTGGCTAAAGACTGCGGTAGTGCGGCTGTGTTTATCTCTATTTGCTTAGCTGTGATGGTCTGGGCTGTGGTGCTATTTAATATATTTTGGTGA
- a CDS encoding class I SAM-dependent methyltransferase — protein sequence MIDVIRDNLYWNEFYKNEHKDIATPTLFANFIYENYIKNKSVVNLIEFGCGNGRDSLYFAKNNLSVTAIDSSNIAINSLKNRDKNIRWICGDFTNSLDISDKFDICYSRFTLHAIDDSSQSGFIQNVKNLLKSDGILAIEARSVNDGKFGLGKNVGKNAFIFDNHYRRFIELDELRQTLINSGFEIVYIDESSKFAPIKDESCVCVRVVARY from the coding sequence GTGATAGATGTGATTAGAGATAATCTATATTGGAATGAATTTTATAAAAACGAACACAAAGATATTGCCACGCCTACGCTTTTTGCTAATTTCATCTATGAAAATTATATAAAAAATAAAAGCGTTGTAAATTTAATCGAATTTGGCTGTGGTAATGGTAGAGATAGCCTCTATTTTGCTAAGAATAATCTAAGCGTAACCGCCATTGATAGCTCAAATATCGCCATTAATAGCTTAAAAAATAGGGATAAAAATATCAGATGGATTTGCGGGGATTTTACCAATTCTTTGGATATTAGCGATAAATTTGATATTTGCTATAGTAGATTTACACTTCATGCTATAGATGATAGTAGCCAAAGTGGCTTTATACAAAATGTCAAAAATCTGCTTAAAAGCGATGGAATTTTAGCCATAGAAGCAAGAAGCGTAAACGATGGGAAATTTGGCCTAGGTAAGAATGTGGGCAAAAACGCATTTATATTTGATAATCATTATCGTAGATTTATAGAGCTTGATGAGTTAAGGCAAACTTTGATAAATAGCGGTTTTGAGATAGTTTATATTGATGAGAGCAGTAAATTTGCCCCCATCAAAGATGAAAGTTGCGTCTGCGTAAGGGTAGTGGCTAGATATTAA
- a CDS encoding zeta toxin family protein, giving the protein MDNINNTKQLYIFAGVNGSGKSTFYINQLLKNDFYGYRVNSDELAKELGNYESPYIQNKAGKLAIAMRNKFLNSGASFNLETTLSGKGIVKFIKLAKNKGYNITLFYIGLKSVEISKKRVAIRVSKGGHNIDNTTLERRFGQSFDNLKEILGVCDKIYFYDNSSEILDDKEQTLSNAKLVAFKQNGEFSIIKDSYANKIIAQYYF; this is encoded by the coding sequence ATGGATAATATAAACAATACTAAACAACTATATATTTTTGCTGGAGTGAATGGAAGTGGCAAAAGCACATTTTATATTAATCAACTTTTAAAAAATGATTTTTATGGCTATAGGGTAAATAGCGATGAGTTAGCAAAAGAATTAGGCAATTACGAAAGTCCATATATACAAAATAAAGCAGGTAAATTGGCTATTGCTATGAGAAATAAATTTTTAAATAGCGGTGCTAGTTTTAATCTTGAGACTACACTTAGTGGAAAAGGAATTGTCAAATTTATAAAATTAGCCAAAAACAAAGGTTATAATATCACACTTTTTTATATAGGTTTAAAAAGCGTTGAAATATCTAAAAAAAGAGTAGCAATCAGAGTAAGCAAAGGCGGACATAATATCGATAATACAACTTTAGAAAGGAGATTTGGACAAAGTTTTGATAACCTAAAAGAGATACTTGGGGTATGTGATAAAATCTATTTTTATGATAATAGCAGTGAAATTCTAGATGACAAAGAGCAAACCCTATCAAATGCCAAATTAGTAGCATTTAAGCAAAATGGAGAATTTTCTATTATAAAAGATAGCTATGCTAATAAAATCATCGCTCAATACTATTTTTAA
- a CDS encoding WbqC family protein yields MQPTFLPWLGYFYMINSVDKFVFLDSVQFERRSWQSRNKIKLNDREFTISLSTQKTAQTTKISDIKLLSEDKWRKKILNTIYHAYKKSVNFDYYFQILSSAIMQCESLADLNISLITKFMQDLDIKTPIYKSSQLSQSNAKREELLLRICQDLKAASYLSSQGSKSYLQTKHSMDIFANSKIDIEYLNFTHPAYNQKGKNFIPYLGIIDFLFNETNPKESFNKIILEQNSNNMGGGRANLPNPSVIKAQNHIPILLDKFNFINY; encoded by the coding sequence ATGCAGCCTACCTTTTTGCCTTGGTTGGGCTATTTTTATATGATAAATAGCGTTGATAAATTTGTATTTTTAGATAGTGTGCAATTTGAGAGACGAAGTTGGCAAAGTAGAAACAAAATTAAGCTAAATGATAGGGAATTTACCATATCCCTATCCACTCAAAAAACCGCCCAAACCACCAAAATAAGCGATATAAAGCTTTTATCTGAAGATAAATGGCGTAAAAAAATATTAAACACCATATACCACGCTTATAAAAAGAGTGTAAATTTTGATTATTATTTTCAAATTTTAAGCAGTGCAATTATGCAGTGTGAGAGCCTAGCAGATTTAAATATAAGCCTAATAACCAAATTTATGCAAGATTTGGATATTAAAACGCCGATTTACAAATCCAGCCAGCTATCTCAAAGTAACGCAAAAAGAGAGGAGCTACTACTTAGAATTTGCCAAGATTTAAAAGCAGCTTCATACCTGTCATCACAAGGATCTAAAAGCTACTTACAAACCAAGCACTCAATGGACATTTTCGCAAATAGTAAAATCGATATAGAGTATCTAAATTTCACCCACCCAGCATATAATCAAAAAGGTAAAAATTTCATACCATATTTAGGTATTATTGACTTTTTGTTTAATGAAACCAACCCAAAAGAGAGCTTTAATAAAATAATCTTAGAGCAAAATTCAAATAATATGGGGGGGGGTAGAGCCAATCTACCTAATCCTAGTGTGATTAAAGCTCAAAACCACATACCAATCTTGCTAGATAAATTTAATTTTATTAATTACTAA
- a CDS encoding PhoX family protein: protein MQRRDFLQATCGALAYAGIFMPSGISANVNKPLIGFKQVPPSTQDKVIVPDGYEVRKLISWADPLFSKATPFDENKIIDKNAVENAKLTFGDNTDGMAWFDIDENRAILAVNNEYINPEIMFNHQGKNMSLDDVYYEQNSMGVSIFEIAKNQDGFFSVVLDSPYNRKITAGTPIDIQGPARGHKLLKTRADKSGVRVLGTINNCASGKTPWGTYLTCEENFDDFFGSSDENYAFNPSQKRYGLSIKGENYEWKLDERFDIAKNENEPNRFGWVVEIDPYNPNSTPIKRTALGRFKHENAEVVIAKDGKIVVYMGDDEANEFIYKFVSKAKYNPNKPNRDILNEGTLYAAKFIDTKDFEGVGEWVALEYGKNGLDETNGFYNQGDVLIHARLAASVVGATPMDRPEWIAADPNGKYIYATLTNNTKRTQTNASNPRNKNIYGHIIRWHPKGDHTSISFRWDIFLLAGNPLKYPNDLRKGTSNINVENMFNSPDGLKFDKFGRLWIQTDGKYSNKDDYEGMGNNQMLCADPITAQVRRFLTGPIACEITGIAFNSDYTTMFVGIQHPGENLANSHYPNGKSSTPRSTIVQIRKKDGGVIGS, encoded by the coding sequence ATGCAAAGAAGAGATTTTTTACAAGCAACTTGCGGTGCGCTAGCTTATGCTGGGATATTTATGCCTAGTGGTATTAGTGCTAATGTAAATAAGCCTTTAATTGGCTTTAAGCAAGTCCCACCTAGCACTCAAGATAAGGTAATCGTCCCAGATGGATATGAGGTTAGAAAGCTCATTAGCTGGGCAGATCCGCTATTTAGCAAGGCAACGCCATTTGATGAAAATAAGATAATTGATAAAAACGCAGTTGAAAATGCCAAGCTAACTTTTGGAGATAATACTGATGGTATGGCGTGGTTTGATATAGATGAAAATCGTGCGATTTTAGCTGTGAATAATGAGTATATAAATCCAGAAATAATGTTTAACCATCAAGGTAAAAATATGAGCTTAGATGATGTTTATTACGAGCAAAACTCAATGGGTGTGAGTATATTTGAGATAGCTAAAAACCAAGATGGGTTTTTTAGCGTTGTGCTAGACTCACCATATAATCGCAAAATCACAGCTGGGACACCTATAGATATACAAGGTCCGGCTAGAGGTCATAAGCTATTAAAAACAAGAGCCGATAAGAGTGGAGTAAGGGTGCTTGGAACGATTAATAACTGTGCTAGTGGCAAGACTCCTTGGGGGACATATCTTACTTGTGAGGAGAATTTTGATGATTTCTTTGGCTCAAGCGATGAGAATTACGCATTTAATCCATCGCAAAAACGCTACGGGCTTAGTATCAAAGGCGAGAATTATGAGTGGAAATTAGATGAGAGATTTGATATAGCTAAAAACGAAAATGAGCCAAATCGCTTTGGCTGGGTAGTAGAAATCGACCCATATAATCCAAATTCCACACCAATCAAACGCACCGCCTTAGGGAGATTTAAGCACGAAAATGCTGAAGTAGTAATAGCCAAAGATGGTAAAATCGTGGTATATATGGGAGATGATGAGGCTAATGAGTTTATATATAAATTTGTTAGCAAGGCTAAATACAACCCAAATAAGCCAAATAGGGATATTCTAAACGAAGGCACCCTATACGCAGCTAAATTTATAGATACAAAGGATTTTGAAGGGGTAGGAGAGTGGGTAGCCTTAGAGTATGGCAAAAATGGTTTAGATGAGACAAATGGCTTTTATAATCAAGGAGATGTATTAATCCATGCTAGATTGGCTGCTAGTGTAGTTGGCGCTACTCCTATGGATAGACCAGAGTGGATAGCTGCTGATCCTAATGGTAAATATATCTACGCTACACTTACTAATAACACCAAACGCACCCAAACAAACGCATCAAACCCAAGAAATAAAAATATCTACGGCCATATCATCAGATGGCACCCTAAAGGCGATCACACAAGCATAAGCTTTAGATGGGATATATTTTTACTTGCTGGAAATCCGCTTAAATATCCAAATGATTTAAGAAAAGGAACGAGCAATATAAATGTAGAAAATATGTTTAATAGCCCAGATGGATTGAAATTTGATAAATTTGGCAGACTTTGGATACAAACTGATGGTAAATACTCTAATAAAGATGATTACGAAGGGATGGGAAATAACCAAATGCTATGTGCTGATCCTATCACAGCGCAAGTAAGAAGATTTCTAACTGGTCCAATCGCTTGTGAGATTACTGGAATTGCCTTTAATAGTGATTATACAACTATGTTTGTAGGTATCCAGCACCCAGGAGAAAATCTAGCAAATAGCCACTACCCAAATGGCAAAAGTTCCACTCCACGCAGCACAATAGTCCAAATACGCAAAAAAGATGGCGGAGTAATCGGCTCATAG
- a CDS encoding nucleoside-diphosphate sugar epimerase/dehydratase, producing the protein MKNIVIFGTGAAGRAIHRAVNDRDNIVAFIDNNKQKQGSKYMDIPIYSVDEIVKLEFDYIYIGGIWVDEMEAQLVNLGLKDKIKLIEDRDISFSTPDRERLTDEVMRILDGYFNQINMDYFICNSGLISILRSKALSVVSDVDLYVLKYSDLEYLARNLPDLLGSKYQVNLRYIQDDGLNLKAGDIKRITITNSDGVVIDIGLFDNYGKFKVCDYDDGRFFYFPNEIFDGGLKRLNYKDFSLSVLKNYHQYLCFMYGDNYIEVPKRFSSNDYLNLKTKSELDSLNI; encoded by the coding sequence ATGAAAAATATAGTTATTTTTGGCACTGGAGCAGCCGGTAGAGCCATACATAGAGCGGTTAATGATAGGGATAATATAGTAGCTTTTATAGATAATAACAAGCAAAAGCAAGGCAGTAAATATATGGATATTCCTATTTATAGCGTTGATGAGATTGTAAAATTGGAATTTGATTATATCTATATAGGTGGGATCTGGGTCGATGAGATGGAGGCTCAGCTTGTAAATTTAGGTCTAAAAGACAAAATCAAGCTTATAGAGGATAGGGATATCTCATTTTCAACCCCTGATAGAGAGCGTTTGACTGATGAGGTTATGCGAATTTTAGATGGGTATTTTAATCAGATTAATATGGATTATTTCATTTGTAACTCTGGGCTTATATCTATATTGCGTAGCAAGGCTTTAAGCGTAGTTAGCGATGTGGATTTATATGTGTTAAAATACAGCGATCTAGAGTATTTAGCTAGGAATTTGCCTGATTTATTAGGTAGTAAGTATCAAGTAAATTTGCGTTATATCCAAGATGATGGCTTAAATCTTAAGGCTGGAGATATAAAGCGAATTACAATTACAAATAGCGATGGGGTGGTTATCGATATTGGATTATTTGATAACTATGGTAAATTCAAGGTTTGCGACTATGATGATGGGAGGTTTTTTTACTTTCCTAATGAGATTTTTGATGGTGGGCTAAAACGCTTAAATTATAAGGATTTTAGCCTAAGCGTGTTAAAAAACTACCACCAATATCTATGCTTTATGTATGGGGATAACTATATAGAAGTCCCAAAAAGATTTAGCTCAAATGACTATTTGAATTTAAAAACCAAATCCGAGCTAGATAGCCTTAATATCTAG